One window from the genome of Trabulsiella odontotermitis encodes:
- the poxB gene encoding ubiquinone-dependent pyruvate dehydrogenase: protein MKQTVAAYIAKTLEQAGVKRIWGVTGDSLNGLSDSLNRMGTIDWMSTRHEEVAAFAAGAEAQLTGELAVCAGSCGPGNLHLINGLFDCHRNHVPVLAIAAHIPSSEIGSGYFQETHPQELFRECSHYCELVSNPEQIPQVLAVAMRQAVLKRGVSVVVLPGDVALKPAPETASSHWYHAPQPIVTPAEEELRKLAQLLRYSSNIALMCGSGCAGAHKELVEFAAKLKAPIVHALRGKEHVEYDNPYDVGMTGLIGFSSGFHTMMNADTLVLLGTQFPYRAFYPTDAKIIQIDINPAGIGAHSKVDMALVGDIKSTLSALLPFVEEKTDRKFLDKALEHYRDARKGLDDLAKPSDKAIHPQYLAQQISQLADDDAIFTCDVGTPTVWAARYLKMNGKRRLIGSFNHGSMANAMPQALGAKATDPNRQVVAMCGDGGFSMLMGDFLSVVQMKLPVKIIVFNNSVLGFVAMEMKAGGYLTDGTELHDTNFARIAEACGITGIRVEKAADVNDALQRAFSIDGPVLVDVVVAKEELAIPPQIKLEQAKGFSLYMLRAIISGRGDEVIELAKTNWLR from the coding sequence ATGAAACAAACCGTGGCGGCTTATATTGCAAAAACTCTCGAACAGGCGGGTGTCAAACGTATCTGGGGAGTCACCGGAGACTCGCTGAACGGTCTGAGCGATAGCCTGAACCGGATGGGCACGATTGACTGGATGTCGACACGCCATGAAGAGGTGGCGGCCTTTGCCGCAGGCGCAGAGGCACAATTAACCGGAGAGCTGGCGGTGTGTGCGGGTTCCTGCGGGCCGGGTAACCTGCACCTGATTAACGGGCTGTTCGACTGCCACCGTAACCACGTTCCGGTGCTGGCGATCGCCGCGCATATTCCCTCCAGTGAAATCGGCAGCGGCTATTTTCAGGAGACGCATCCGCAGGAGCTGTTCCGTGAATGTAGCCACTACTGTGAGCTGGTGTCGAACCCGGAACAAATCCCCCAGGTGTTGGCCGTCGCGATGCGTCAGGCCGTGCTGAAACGCGGCGTGTCAGTGGTGGTGTTACCCGGCGATGTGGCTCTGAAACCGGCACCAGAAACTGCCAGTTCGCACTGGTATCACGCACCGCAGCCGATCGTGACGCCTGCCGAAGAAGAACTGAGAAAACTGGCGCAATTGTTGCGCTATTCGAGCAACATCGCCCTGATGTGCGGCAGCGGTTGTGCGGGCGCGCATAAAGAGCTGGTTGAATTTGCCGCGAAACTGAAAGCGCCGATTGTCCACGCTCTGCGCGGTAAAGAGCACGTCGAGTATGACAACCCGTACGACGTCGGCATGACCGGGCTGATTGGTTTTTCTTCCGGTTTCCACACCATGATGAACGCCGACACGCTGGTGCTGCTCGGTACCCAGTTCCCGTACCGCGCCTTTTACCCGACCGACGCCAAAATCATTCAGATCGATATCAATCCCGCCGGTATTGGTGCGCACAGTAAAGTCGATATGGCGCTGGTGGGTGATATCAAATCCACACTGTCTGCGCTGTTGCCATTTGTAGAAGAAAAAACTGACCGTAAATTCCTCGATAAGGCACTGGAGCACTACCGCGACGCGCGCAAAGGGCTGGACGACCTGGCTAAACCAAGCGACAAAGCGATTCACCCGCAGTATCTGGCGCAGCAAATCAGCCAGCTCGCCGATGACGACGCCATCTTCACCTGCGACGTTGGCACGCCTACCGTCTGGGCGGCGCGCTATCTGAAGATGAACGGCAAGCGCCGTCTGATTGGCTCGTTTAACCACGGCTCAATGGCCAACGCCATGCCGCAGGCGTTAGGCGCCAAAGCGACCGATCCCAACCGTCAGGTGGTGGCGATGTGCGGCGACGGCGGTTTCAGTATGCTAATGGGGGATTTTCTGTCAGTAGTGCAGATGAAACTGCCGGTGAAAATCATCGTCTTTAACAACAGTGTGCTTGGCTTTGTGGCGATGGAGATGAAAGCGGGTGGCTATCTGACCGATGGCACCGAACTGCACGACACCAATTTTGCCCGCATCGCCGAAGCCTGCGGCATTACCGGTATTCGGGTGGAGAAAGCTGCGGACGTCAATGACGCGCTTCAACGCGCTTTCAGCATTGACGGCCCGGTACTGGTGGACG
- a CDS encoding DoxX family protein, with product MAESLLLAVNRKLACDDLGKLLLRLAVGGLMLFHGLHKLFDGVAGISGMLVAKGLPGFIAYGVLIGEVVAPVLIILGVLTRPAALVLALTMIVAWLMVGMGETFALDKVGAWAIESLVYFFIGALAVAFLGAGRYAVAKDPAWK from the coding sequence ATGGCTGAATCATTATTACTTGCTGTTAATAGAAAGCTCGCGTGCGACGATCTCGGTAAACTCTTGTTACGACTTGCCGTGGGCGGGCTGATGTTGTTTCACGGCTTACATAAGTTATTTGATGGGGTTGCGGGCATCAGCGGTATGCTGGTGGCCAAAGGATTACCGGGGTTTATCGCTTATGGTGTATTGATTGGTGAAGTGGTCGCACCGGTGCTGATTATTCTTGGTGTGCTGACGCGCCCGGCAGCGCTGGTGTTGGCGCTGACGATGATCGTGGCATGGCTGATGGTCGGGATGGGCGAAACCTTCGCGCTGGACAAGGTCGGGGCATGGGCGATTGAGAGCCTGGTTTATTTCTTCATTGGCGCGCTGGCGGTGGCGTTTTTAGGGGCAGGGCGATACGCGGTAGCGAAAGATCCCGCGTGGAAATAG
- a CDS encoding lysine exporter LysO family protein, producing MFSGLLIILLPLIAGYLIPLRHSATLKLINRLLSWIVYVILFFMGISLAFLDNLTSNLLAILHYSAVSIVIILLCNTVALLWLERILPWRHQHQQEKLPSRIAMALESLKLCGVVVLGFLLGLTGLAFLQHATEASEYTLIFLLFLVGVQLRNNGMTLRQIILNRRGMIVAVIVVISSLIGGAINAFILDLPLKTSLAMASGYGWYSLSGILLTEAFGPVIGSAAFFNDLARELIAIMLIPGLVHRSRSTALGLSGATSMDFTLPVLQRSGGIEIVPAAIVHGFILSLMVPLLMAFFSA from the coding sequence ATGTTCTCAGGCTTGTTGATTATCCTCCTGCCGCTGATTGCAGGTTACCTTATTCCCCTGCGCCATAGCGCAACGCTGAAACTGATAAATCGTCTGTTAAGCTGGATTGTGTATGTCATTCTCTTTTTTATGGGGATCAGTCTGGCGTTTCTGGATAACCTGACGAGTAATTTGCTCGCGATCCTTCACTATTCTGCCGTCAGTATCGTTATTATTTTGCTGTGTAATACGGTGGCGCTGTTGTGGCTGGAAAGAATCCTTCCCTGGCGCCATCAGCACCAACAGGAGAAATTACCGTCACGCATTGCGATGGCGCTGGAATCATTAAAACTCTGCGGCGTTGTGGTGCTCGGTTTTTTACTTGGACTGACCGGACTTGCTTTTCTTCAGCATGCCACCGAAGCCAGCGAATATACGCTCATCTTTTTGTTATTCCTCGTTGGTGTGCAATTAAGAAATAATGGCATGACGCTCAGACAAATTATACTGAATCGTCGGGGAATGATTGTCGCGGTGATCGTTGTTATCAGTTCGCTGATTGGCGGCGCGATTAATGCCTTTATTCTCGACCTGCCGTTAAAAACCAGTCTCGCAATGGCATCCGGATACGGCTGGTATTCTCTGTCGGGTATTTTACTTACCGAAGCTTTTGGTCCGGTGATTGGCAGCGCCGCCTTCTTTAACGATCTGGCGCGCGAGCTTATTGCGATTATGCTGATTCCGGGGCTGGTACACCGCAGCCGCTCCACCGCGCTGGGGCTGTCTGGCGCGACGTCAATGGACTTTACCCTGCCAGTGTTGCAACGCTCCGGGGGAATTGAAATTGTTCCCGCCGCCATTGTGCATGGCTTTATTTTGAGCCTGATGGTGCCATTATTAATGGCTTTCTTCTCCGCATAA
- the hcr gene encoding NADH oxidoreductase, whose amino-acid sequence MTMPTSQCPWRMQVHHITQETPDVWTLSLLCHDYYPYRAGQYALVSIRNSAETLRAYTLSSTPGVSEYLTLTIRRIDDGTGSQWLTNDVKRGDYLWLSGAQGEFTCDDKATDRFLLLAGGCGVTPVMSMRRWLAKYRPQADVQVIFNVRSPQDVIFADEWRQYPVTLVAENNATDGFIAGRLTRELLAGVPDLASRTVMTCGPAPYMAMVEDEVKALGVTQFYKEQFFTPVAEAATSGLKFTKLQPAKTFFGRVGTTLLEALESNKVPVNAACRAGVCGSCKTKVVSGNYTVSSTMTLTEQEIASGYVLACSCHPQGDLVLA is encoded by the coding sequence ATGACGATGCCAACATCACAGTGTCCGTGGCGGATGCAGGTTCATCACATCACTCAGGAAACCCCGGATGTCTGGACGCTGTCGCTGCTGTGTCACGACTATTATCCGTACCGCGCCGGACAATATGCGCTGGTCAGTATCCGCAATTCGGCGGAGACCCTGCGTGCCTATACGCTCTCTTCAACGCCGGGCGTCAGCGAGTACCTCACGCTGACCATCCGTCGCATTGATGATGGCACGGGTTCGCAGTGGCTGACGAACGACGTGAAACGTGGCGATTACCTCTGGCTTTCTGGTGCTCAGGGTGAATTCACCTGTGATGACAAAGCGACCGACCGTTTTCTGCTGTTGGCCGGTGGTTGCGGCGTGACGCCGGTGATGTCGATGCGTCGCTGGCTGGCAAAATATCGTCCACAGGCGGATGTGCAGGTGATCTTTAACGTCCGTTCGCCGCAGGACGTTATTTTCGCCGATGAGTGGCGTCAGTATCCCGTCACTCTGGTCGCAGAAAACAACGCCACGGACGGTTTCATTGCTGGTCGTCTCACCCGTGAGTTGCTGGCGGGGGTACCGGATCTCGCCTCCCGCACAGTGATGACCTGCGGTCCGGCGCCGTACATGGCGATGGTAGAAGATGAAGTGAAAGCGCTGGGTGTTACACAGTTCTATAAAGAGCAGTTTTTTACACCGGTCGCGGAAGCGGCCACCAGCGGGCTGAAATTCACCAAACTGCAACCGGCAAAAACATTTTTTGGCCGTGTCGGCACCACGTTGCTGGAAGCACTGGAAAGCAACAAAGTCCCGGTCAATGCCGCCTGTCGCGCCGGGGTATGTGGAAGTTGTAAAACCAAAGTCGTTTCCGGCAATTACACTGTCAGCAGTACTATGACTCTGACGGAGCAGGAGATCGCCAGCGGTTACGTGCTGGCCTGCTCCTGCCATCCGCAGGGTGATCTTGTCCTCGCGTAG
- the hcp gene encoding hydroxylamine reductase has translation MFCVQCEQTIRTPAGNGCSYAQGMCGKTAETSDLQDLLIATLQGLSAWAVKAREYGIIDHDIDNFAPRAFFSTLTNVNFDSPRIIAYAREAIARREMLKAQCLHNDPAVAVDNPMAGLQLVSDDLGELQRQAAEFTPNKDKAAIGDNILGLRLLCLYGLKGAAAYMEHAHVLGQYDNSIYAQYHKIMAWLGTWPTDMNALLECSMEIGQMNFKVMSILDAGETDAYGHPTPTQVNVKAVAGKCILISGHDLKDLYNLLQQTEGTGVNVYTHGEMLPAHGYPELRKFKHLVGNYGSGWQNQQVEFARFPGPIVMTSNCIIDPTVGAYDDRIWTRSIVGWPGVSHLEGDDFSPIINQAQQMAGFPYSEIEHLITVGFGRQTLLGAADTLIDLVSREKLRHIFLVGGCDGARDERSYFTDFATSVPDDCLILTLACGKYRFNKLDFGDIEGLPRLVDAGQCNDAYSAIILAVTLAEKLGCGVNDLPLSLVLSWFEQKAIVILLTLLSLGVKNIVTGPTAPGFLTPDLLAVLNEKFGLRSVTTVEQDMQQLLCA, from the coding sequence ATGTTTTGTGTGCAATGTGAACAAACCATTCGTACCCCGGCAGGTAACGGCTGTTCTTACGCGCAGGGTATGTGCGGTAAAACCGCGGAAACCTCCGATCTGCAGGATCTGCTGATCGCCACGCTGCAGGGCTTGTCGGCATGGGCTGTAAAAGCACGTGAATACGGCATTATCGACCATGATATCGATAACTTTGCGCCTCGCGCCTTCTTCTCTACCCTGACCAACGTTAACTTTGATTCCCCCCGCATTATTGCCTACGCGCGTGAAGCCATCGCCAGACGCGAAATGCTGAAAGCGCAGTGCCTGCATAACGATCCGGCAGTAGCCGTTGATAACCCGATGGCCGGTCTGCAACTGGTCAGCGACGACCTCGGAGAACTGCAACGTCAGGCCGCCGAATTCACCCCGAATAAAGACAAAGCGGCGATTGGTGACAACATTCTCGGCCTGCGTCTGCTGTGCCTGTATGGTCTGAAAGGCGCCGCGGCGTACATGGAACACGCACATGTGCTGGGGCAGTACGACAACAGTATTTATGCGCAATATCATAAAATCATGGCGTGGCTGGGTACCTGGCCGACAGACATGAACGCGCTACTGGAATGCTCGATGGAAATCGGCCAGATGAATTTCAAAGTGATGAGCATCCTCGACGCCGGTGAAACCGACGCTTACGGCCATCCGACCCCGACGCAAGTCAACGTGAAAGCCGTTGCCGGGAAGTGCATTCTTATCTCCGGCCATGACCTGAAAGATCTCTACAACCTGTTACAGCAAACCGAAGGCACTGGCGTTAACGTCTATACCCACGGTGAAATGCTGCCGGCGCATGGTTATCCTGAACTGCGTAAATTCAAACATCTCGTTGGTAACTACGGCAGCGGCTGGCAGAATCAGCAGGTAGAATTCGCCCGTTTCCCTGGCCCCATCGTCATGACTTCCAACTGCATAATCGACCCTACCGTGGGTGCCTACGACGACCGCATCTGGACCCGCAGCATCGTCGGCTGGCCGGGTGTGAGCCACCTCGAAGGCGACGATTTCTCACCGATTATCAATCAGGCGCAGCAAATGGCGGGCTTCCCGTACAGCGAAATTGAACATCTGATCACCGTCGGCTTTGGCCGCCAGACGCTGCTCGGCGCGGCAGACACCCTGATAGACCTGGTCAGCCGTGAAAAACTGCGGCACATCTTCCTGGTCGGCGGCTGTGACGGTGCGCGCGATGAACGCAGCTACTTCACCGATTTCGCCACCAGCGTGCCGGACGACTGCCTGATCCTGACGCTGGCGTGCGGTAAATATCGTTTCAACAAGCTGGACTTCGGCGACATCGAAGGTCTGCCGCGTCTGGTGGATGCCGGTCAGTGTAACGACGCCTATTCCGCGATCATTCTGGCGGTAACTCTGGCGGAAAAACTGGGCTGTGGTGTGAACGATCTGCCGCTGTCGCTGGTACTCTCCTGGTTCGAACAGAAAGCGATTGTCATTTTGCTGACTTTACTGTCGCTGGGCGTGAAAAACATCGTCACCGGCCCGACTGCGCCTGGCTTCCTGACGCCGGATCTACTGGCCGTGCTGAATGAGAAATTTGGCCTGCGTTCGGTCACCACCGTTGAACAGGATATGCAGCAGTTACTGTGCGCGTAA